From Nonlabens sp. Ci31, the proteins below share one genomic window:
- a CDS encoding DUF1569 domain-containing protein → MASFFDQNAYEELHSRLKNIELETVPKWGKMTAAQMINHCQGPLKIAVNKSDITMKPNWLVKVLFKKMMYSSKPYRKNVPTPIIFRSTGGFNFEKEKLSLQKYMDELWEDRDNESRTPHPVFGKFTKEQWGIMQWKHLNHHFDQFGV, encoded by the coding sequence ATGGCTTCCTTTTTTGATCAAAATGCATATGAAGAATTACATTCTAGACTTAAAAATATAGAGCTAGAAACGGTTCCCAAATGGGGTAAGATGACCGCTGCACAAATGATAAATCACTGTCAAGGACCATTAAAGATAGCGGTAAATAAATCTGATATAACCATGAAGCCTAACTGGCTGGTAAAAGTGTTATTTAAAAAAATGATGTACAGTTCTAAACCGTACAGAAAAAACGTTCCAACCCCTATAATATTTAGAAGTACTGGAGGTTTTAACTTTGAAAAAGAAAAGCTGAGTTTACAAAAATATATGGATGAATTATGGGAAGATCGCGATAATGAGAGCCGCACTCCTCATCCTGTGTTTGGAAAATTTACTAAAGAACAGTGGGGTATTATGCAGTGGAAACATTTAAATCACCATTTTGATCAATTTGGGGTTTAG